The genomic stretch CCCACCAGTTCCCCACCGGCGCCACCCTCTCCGCGCCCCGGCGGGAGGCGCTGGTGCGCTGGGCCCGCGACCACGATGCCTGGATCATCGAGGACGACTACGACGGCGACCTGTGGCTGGAGCACGGAACCCGCCCGCCGGCGTTGCAACGCCTCGCCCCCGAACGCGTCGTCTACGGGGGCACCGCCAGCAAGTCCCTCGCGCCCGGCCTTCGCTTCGGCTGGCTCGCCCTGCCCGCCCGGCTGCTGGCGCCCATGGAACGGCTGCGCTCCCACCGCGACCTGGGCTCCGACGCCCTCACCCAGCTCGCCTTCGCGGAGTTCCTGAACGCCGGCCACTTCGACCGCCACCTGCGCCGTCAGCGCGCCCGCTACCGCGTCCGCAGGGAAACCCTGGAACGGTCCGTGCGCCGCTTCCTGCCCGGTGCGCACACCGTCGGCTCGGCCGTCGGGCTGCACACCTACCTGCGGCTGCCGCTCCGTACGGACGAGTCCGCGCTCGTCGCGCGGGCGATGCACCGCTCGGTGCTGGTGCGCGGCGGCCGCCGCTACCACGCCCGGCCCGACCAGGCCGCCCCCGCCCTCGTGGTGGGCTACACCGCGGTGCCCCGCACCGGCATCGCGGAGGCGCTGCGGGAGCTGGGGGCGGCGTATACGGAGCTGTACACGGCGGGCCGGGCCAGCAGCTTGGCGTGACGTGCCGTGGGGAACGCGCGAACCGTATCGCTTCACCTGACGTGCCGCGGCGAAACGCGGAACCGTATCGCTTCGCCTGACGTGCCGCGGCGAAACGCGGGAACCGGACCGCCCCCGCGCGCCTACCGGAGCAAATCGAACGGATCCGTTCCCCCACCTGGGGGTTACCCAAGGGGGGCGGACGGGAACCGCGCCAGGGCAGGGCGGGAACCGCGCCAGCGCGTGAGCGGGAACCACACCAAAGCGTGGGGGAGGGAACCACACCAAAGCGTGGGTGGGAACCCCGCCCTCCCCACCCTCCCGCCCCCTCCCCCAGCAAGCCCCCCGGCTCCCGCGCGCGCCGCGTCCGACCACCCCCTAACAGCGCCCCGACGAGGATTTCGCCGGTCCCGGGAGAGCTGATAGTCCAGCGATAAGGGCCCCTTCTAGCGTCACTTCCACCAGGTGGGATCACTCGGTGATCCTGCGATCCGACAGATGTCCGGTGTGGGGTGCAGACTCGTGAGGGACAGCGCAGGCGGCGGTCAGGCCGGCGACGGTACGGCGGAGCAGGGCCTCCCCGTACTGCCCCCGGAGGTCGCGGCCGGAATCGACCGGCTCGCCGGGGAGTCCGCCGTCGACAGCCGGTCGGTGTGGCTCGCGGCGCAGGCCAAGGTGGCCGCCGCGGTCACCGGGTTCCAGGAATGGCGGGTCGGCGGGGGCACCTGGCGCGACCTGATCGCCTGGGCCGCCACCGAACAGGGCCGCGAGCAGGCCCGTGCCGCGTGGCGGGCCGCCCAGGCCCAGGAGTACGTCGGTGCCGACCGCGTCGCCGCGTACCTGGAGCGCGCCCTGCACCGGATGACCACGGCCCCGAACGCCCCGCACCACCTCGACAGCCTGCTGTCGGCGGCCGAACTCGACCAGCTGCTCCTGGGGTTCGCGGGGCCGGTCAGGGAGCTTCCCGACCGCCGGTGCCACGAGCTCTTCGAGGAGCGGGTGCGCCGCCACCCCGACGCCGTCGCCGCGGTCCAGGGCGACCGCAGCTGGACCTACGCGGAACTCAACCGGCGCGCCAACATCCTCGCCCGGTCCCTGCACGAGCAGGGCCTGCGCCCCGAGGACATCGTGGCCGTGGTCTGCGAACGCACCCTTGAGTGGCTCGCCGCGGTGCTCGCCGTCTTCAAGGCGGGCGGCTGCTACCTGCCGCTGGAGCCCCGGTTCCCGGCCGAGCGGATCGCCACCGTCCTGGCGCGGAGCGAAGCCCGCTGGGTGCTCGCCGAACGCGGCGTCCCCCACCTGGAGGAAGCGCTCACCGGACGGGAGGGCATCCGTACCGCCGTCATCGACGAGGTGCTGGCGCGGGGCGGGCCGGACGACGACCTCGGACTGCCGGTCGCCGCCGACCAGCTCGCCTACATCTACTTCACCTCCGGCTCCACCGGCGAGCCCAAGGGCGCCATGTGCGAGCACAACGGCTTCCTGAACCACGTGCTGGCCAAGATCGAGGACCTGGGCATCGAGGAGGGGTACGTCGTCGCGCAGACCGCCCCCCAGTGCTTCGACATCTCCCTGTGGCAGCTGGTGTCCGCCCTGCTCGTCGGCGGCCGCACGCACATCGTCGAGCAGGAGGCGGTCCTCGATGTCCGCCGCTTCATCGACACCCTGGCCGACGGCGGTGTGCAGGTGGCCCAACTGGTGCCCTCCTATTTGGAGGTGGTGCTGTCCGCCCTGGAGGAGGAGCCCCGCGCGCTGCCCCGGCTGCGCTGTGTCTCCGTCACCGGCGAGGCGCTGAAGAAGGAGCTGGCCGAGCGCTGGTTCGCGGCCTTCCCCGAGGTGCTGCTGGCCAACGCGTACGGCCTCACCGAGACGTCCGACGACACCAATCACGAGGTCATGGACCGGGTGCCCGACACGCGCTCGGTCCCGCTGGGCAAGGCCGTACGCAATGTCCGGGTGTACGTGGTCGACGAGTGGCTGTCGCCGGTCCCGCTGGGCGTACCCGGGGAGATCGTCTTCTCCGGTGTCTGCGTCGGCCGCGGCTACGTCAACGACGAGGCCCGTACCAAGGCGGCCTTCGGCCAGGACCCGTACCGGCCCGGGGAGCGGCTGTACCGCTCCGGTGACTTCGGCCGCTGGCTGCCCGGCGGCACCCTGGAATTCCTCGGCCGCCGCGATTCCCAGGTGAAGATCAACGGGTTCCGCATCGAGATCGGCGAGATCGAGAACCGGCTGCTCCAGGTACCCGGCGTCCGTGACGGCGCGGTGGTCGTCACCGGAAGCCCCGAACGGCGCGCTCTCGTCGGCTACTACACCACGACCGGGCCGCTGGCGACCGAGGACGTGCGCCGGGCGC from Streptomyces albofaciens JCM 4342 encodes the following:
- a CDS encoding non-ribosomal peptide synthetase — its product is MRDSAGGGQAGDGTAEQGLPVLPPEVAAGIDRLAGESAVDSRSVWLAAQAKVAAAVTGFQEWRVGGGTWRDLIAWAATEQGREQARAAWRAAQAQEYVGADRVAAYLERALHRMTTAPNAPHHLDSLLSAAELDQLLLGFAGPVRELPDRRCHELFEERVRRHPDAVAAVQGDRSWTYAELNRRANILARSLHEQGLRPEDIVAVVCERTLEWLAAVLAVFKAGGCYLPLEPRFPAERIATVLARSEARWVLAERGVPHLEEALTGREGIRTAVIDEVLARGGPDDDLGLPVAADQLAYIYFTSGSTGEPKGAMCEHNGFLNHVLAKIEDLGIEEGYVVAQTAPQCFDISLWQLVSALLVGGRTHIVEQEAVLDVRRFIDTLADGGVQVAQLVPSYLEVVLSALEEEPRALPRLRCVSVTGEALKKELAERWFAAFPEVLLANAYGLTETSDDTNHEVMDRVPDTRSVPLGKAVRNVRVYVVDEWLSPVPLGVPGEIVFSGVCVGRGYVNDEARTKAAFGQDPYRPGERLYRSGDFGRWLPGGTLEFLGRRDSQVKINGFRIEIGEIENRLLQVPGVRDGAVVVTGSPERRALVGYYTTTGPLATEDVRRALAAALPAYMVPRHLHHRAELPLTDNGKTDRKALARMAEEAVRQAGGDASGPPATATERRVAAIWAELLDIPSERIGRDTHFTELGGTSLTAIRLAVALDRVVTVEDLADTPTVAEVAALVDRKAGENGEAGERGETGEVPGTEQAVQQASQEAAPVPVTGPAADGPRPVRSDSGLAVLTAASGEGAAAGAVWAERHRTAVHAAVAEHGAVLLRGLGVATPADVAAVAAALGIEAMTERERFAPRADHGDGVYGSSEWPAAEPMCMHHELSYATEVPGLLLFGCLTAPASGGRTGVADSQAVMRALPAGLVDRFTRDGWLLTRMYHDIGVSWTEAFGTGDRAEVDAYCAAAALEHTWLPGDRLRTRQRRAAVVHHPRTGAPVWFNQAAFLNERTLDPVVRDYLVDVYGPEGLPFNTAYGDGTPIDTETVETLNAAYRDATVSEPWQDGDVLLVDNLRMAHSRDPYQGARDVVVVLGDPVRLPGHVLS